The proteins below are encoded in one region of Pseudonocardia sp. DSM 110487:
- the smpB gene encoding SsrA-binding protein SmpB, whose product MKETGRKVIAQNRRARHDYTILDTYEAGVALMGTEVKSLRLGRASLVDSFATIDDGEVFLRGLHIPEYTQGSWTNHEPRRTRKLLLHRGEIERLIGKIREGGLTLVPMSLYFSDGKVKLELALARGKRAYDKRSDLAKRDADREIQRAYGRAVKGRARELR is encoded by the coding sequence GTGAAGGAGACGGGGCGCAAGGTGATCGCGCAGAACCGCAGGGCGCGACACGACTACACCATCCTCGACACCTACGAGGCCGGTGTGGCGCTGATGGGCACCGAGGTGAAGAGCCTGCGACTGGGCCGCGCCTCCCTCGTCGACTCCTTCGCCACGATCGACGACGGCGAGGTGTTCCTCCGCGGCCTGCACATCCCCGAGTACACGCAGGGCAGCTGGACCAACCACGAGCCCCGGCGCACCCGCAAGCTGCTGTTGCACCGCGGCGAGATCGAGCGGCTGATCGGCAAGATCCGCGAGGGTGGGCTCACGCTCGTGCCGATGTCGCTGTACTTCAGCGACGGCAAGGTCAAGCTGGAGCTGGCGCTCGCCAGAGGCAAGCGCGCCTACGACAAGCGCTCCGACCTCGCCAAGCGCGACGCCGACCGGGAGATCCAACGGGCGTACGGGCGTGCGGTCAAGGGCAGGGCGCGGGAGCTGCGGTGA